The Alkalispirillum mobile genome has a segment encoding these proteins:
- a CDS encoding sigma 54-interacting transcriptional regulator — translation MPGAAVMPRDVVWVAGGGAATDALQALSRDWRLHRITPGRAARSVNLQSVRVGLLDLDAPLPSSVVELVHQHQHIQWIALIPPGLLLQEKVRELIRECCYDFHTLPLDHGRLEVTLGRAYGMADLEALDEPPEPDWEGRDGTPIIGNSAPMLQLFKRLMRVADSDVPVLVQGESGTGKELAALAVHRNSRRAGGPFVAVNCGALPPQLIQSELFGHESGAFTGASRRKLGQLELAHGGTLLLDEIGDLGMELQVNLLRFLQEGTIWRVGGVQPVNVDVRVVAATHVDLADAVDAGQFREDLYYRLNVIQLDMPPLRDRGGDLMRLARFYLERYRHQRPRLRGFTQAAVEALYRHHWPGNVRELVNRVQRAVAMAEGRLIAPEDLGLRPPTEDHPKTLAQARARAERESVEAALRECAHNVSRAARQLGIGRVTLYRLINKYGIILPGRS, via the coding sequence ATGCCCGGGGCAGCGGTTATGCCCCGTGACGTGGTTTGGGTCGCTGGCGGCGGGGCGGCCACCGATGCCCTCCAGGCGCTCTCCAGGGATTGGCGCCTGCACCGGATCACCCCGGGACGGGCAGCCCGCAGCGTGAATCTTCAATCCGTGCGTGTTGGGCTGCTGGACCTGGACGCCCCCTTGCCATCCTCGGTTGTCGAGCTGGTACACCAGCACCAGCATATCCAGTGGATCGCCCTCATCCCACCAGGACTGCTCCTGCAGGAGAAGGTGCGGGAGCTCATCCGCGAGTGCTGCTACGACTTTCACACACTGCCGCTGGATCACGGGCGCTTGGAGGTCACCCTGGGGCGTGCCTACGGCATGGCCGATCTGGAGGCGCTGGACGAGCCCCCGGAGCCGGACTGGGAGGGCCGTGACGGCACGCCGATCATAGGTAACAGCGCTCCCATGTTGCAGTTGTTCAAGCGCCTGATGCGCGTGGCCGATTCCGATGTCCCGGTGCTGGTGCAGGGCGAGAGCGGCACGGGCAAGGAGCTGGCGGCTCTGGCCGTGCACCGGAACTCCCGGCGTGCCGGAGGGCCCTTCGTGGCAGTGAATTGCGGCGCCTTGCCGCCACAGCTCATTCAGTCGGAGTTGTTCGGCCATGAATCCGGGGCCTTCACGGGTGCCAGCCGCCGCAAGCTGGGGCAGTTGGAATTGGCACACGGCGGCACGCTGCTTCTGGATGAGATCGGTGATCTTGGCATGGAACTGCAGGTCAACCTGTTGCGGTTCCTGCAGGAGGGCACCATCTGGCGTGTGGGCGGTGTGCAACCGGTCAATGTGGATGTGCGTGTGGTGGCGGCCACTCACGTGGACCTGGCCGATGCCGTTGACGCCGGGCAGTTCCGCGAGGATCTCTACTACCGGCTCAACGTCATTCAGCTGGACATGCCGCCGCTGCGCGACCGGGGGGGCGATCTGATGCGTCTGGCGCGCTTCTACCTGGAGCGCTACCGCCACCAGCGCCCGCGCCTTCGCGGCTTCACCCAGGCAGCGGTGGAGGCTTTGTACCGACACCATTGGCCCGGCAATGTGCGCGAGCTGGTCAACCGGGTGCAGCGGGCGGTGGCCATGGCCGAGGGGCGGCTGATCGCCCCGGAGGACCTGGGGCTGCGCCCGCCTACAGAAGACCATCCGAAGACGTTGGCCCAGGCCCGTGCCCGGGCCGAGCGTGAGTCGGTGGAAGCAGCCCTCCGTGAGTGTGCTCACAACGTCTCCCGGGCAGCGCGCCAGCTGGGCATTGGGCGGGTGACGTTGTACCGCCTGATCAATAAGTACGGGATAATCCTTCCGGGGCGTTCCTGA
- a CDS encoding transporter, with amino-acid sequence MVALAQESRPEVGEAPEGGEPEVAVFEQRGLLTPQGRWVLEPSLSYVHSSALEVSIEGFTIIPALAIGLIDVSETERDTLTAAVAARYGVTDRFEVALKVPYVYREQRVRRRDILVDTEMARISGSDGYGLGDVEFSMHYQINTADRGGPFYIANLKVKTRTGKDPFEVDRRDVVDEDGNRIGELFDEQPTGSGFWGVQPSITMIYPTDPAVIYGNISYLWNVERDVGSGFGRVDPGDAIGASLGMGISLNNRTSMSLGYDHSVVQRTRTERDSGLDAVFSRRQVGTLLWGVSHRVSQRSTLNLSVGMGVTEAAPDVQISLRMPMRF; translated from the coding sequence ATGGTGGCCCTGGCCCAGGAGTCTCGTCCGGAGGTGGGCGAGGCCCCTGAGGGCGGGGAGCCGGAGGTGGCGGTCTTTGAGCAGCGCGGCCTGCTCACCCCGCAAGGGCGATGGGTGTTGGAGCCCTCGCTCTCCTACGTGCACAGCAGTGCGCTGGAGGTTTCCATCGAGGGGTTCACCATCATTCCGGCGCTGGCCATCGGGCTCATCGATGTCAGTGAGACCGAGCGCGACACGCTCACCGCCGCCGTGGCGGCCCGTTATGGTGTCACCGACCGGTTCGAGGTGGCGTTGAAGGTGCCCTATGTCTACCGCGAGCAGCGGGTGCGCCGCCGGGATATATTGGTGGACACCGAGATGGCCCGGATCTCCGGGTCCGACGGTTACGGGTTGGGCGACGTGGAATTCAGCATGCACTACCAGATCAATACCGCCGACCGCGGGGGCCCCTTCTACATCGCCAACCTGAAGGTGAAGACACGGACCGGGAAGGATCCGTTCGAGGTGGACCGCCGCGACGTTGTTGACGAGGACGGCAACCGAATCGGTGAACTATTCGATGAACAGCCCACCGGCTCGGGGTTCTGGGGGGTACAGCCCAGCATCACCATGATCTACCCCACCGACCCCGCCGTGATCTACGGCAACATCAGCTACCTGTGGAACGTGGAGCGGGATGTGGGCTCCGGCTTCGGCCGGGTGGACCCGGGTGACGCCATCGGTGCCAGCCTGGGTATGGGCATCAGCCTGAATAACCGCACGTCGATGAGCCTCGGCTATGATCACAGCGTGGTGCAGCGCACCCGAACAGAGCGGGACAGCGGCCTGGACGCGGTCTTCAGCCGGCGCCAGGTGGGCACGCTGCTGTGGGGGGTTTCGCACCGGGTCAGCCAGCGAAGCACCCTCAACCTGTCGGTCGGCATGGGAGTGACCGAGGCGGCGCCCGATGTGCAGATCTCGCTGCGGATGCCGATGCGGTTCTGA
- a CDS encoding C39 family peptidase: MIHKRTVLSWGLALALLPALPPAASAGGAVIPGTLGTMEVQVDSLKTLRFRSVVPQQYDFSCGSAALATLLTYHYGRPTPETATFDGMYRTGDQALIQTQGFSMLDMKRYLEGEVGLSSDGFRLGLNDLEELGVPAITMIETEGYRHFVVIKGIHENQVLVGDPALGVQSYTLREFEEVQVNNILFIIRDELDRAQASFNVGKTWQAVTRAPLESGLARQSIANLMLHLPRAGEW, translated from the coding sequence ATGATCCACAAGCGCACTGTCCTCTCATGGGGCCTCGCACTGGCCCTGCTGCCGGCCCTGCCACCAGCTGCATCCGCTGGCGGCGCCGTGATCCCCGGCACCCTCGGGACCATGGAAGTCCAGGTGGACAGTCTGAAAACATTGCGTTTCCGTTCCGTGGTCCCTCAACAGTACGACTTCAGCTGTGGCTCGGCCGCCCTGGCGACACTGCTGACCTACCATTACGGCCGCCCCACCCCGGAGACAGCGACGTTCGACGGCATGTATCGCACCGGCGACCAGGCGCTGATCCAGACCCAAGGCTTCTCCATGCTCGACATGAAGCGATACCTGGAGGGCGAAGTGGGGCTGTCCAGCGACGGTTTCCGTCTGGGCCTCAATGACCTGGAGGAACTCGGCGTACCCGCCATTACGATGATAGAGACCGAGGGCTACCGGCACTTCGTGGTGATCAAGGGCATTCACGAAAACCAGGTACTGGTGGGCGACCCGGCCCTGGGCGTGCAGAGCTACACCCTTCGGGAATTTGAAGAGGTCCAGGTCAACAACATCCTGTTCATCATCCGGGACGAACTGGACCGGGCCCAAGCGAGCTTCAATGTGGGGAAGACCTGGCAGGCGGTCACCCGAGCCCCGCTGGAGTCCGGCCTGGCGAGGCAAAGCATCGCCAACCTGATGCTGCACCTGCCCCGGGCCGGCGAATGGTGA
- a CDS encoding cold-shock protein, which translates to MITGTVKWFDDAKGFGFITPTDGGKDVFVHHSAINGSGFKSLAEGQQVQFETQNTPKGLAAANVTAL; encoded by the coding sequence ATGATCACCGGTACTGTTAAGTGGTTCGACGACGCCAAGGGCTTCGGTTTCATCACCCCCACCGACGGTGGTAAGGACGTGTTCGTGCATCACTCCGCCATCAACGGCTCCGGCTTCAAGAGCCTGGCCGAGGGTCAGCAGGTCCAGTTCGAGACCCAGAACACCCCCAAGGGCCTGGCTGCTGCCAACGTGACCGCGCTGTAA
- a CDS encoding EAL domain-containing protein translates to MSHRLPVERIVQPAILHCTPDTPLCEAAARMAERQCSSILIMRDGEPVGIWTERDALAVDFSDHSATRVAIREVMSSPVACIHAGTELGEAAMRFRSENRRHFLVIDARGNPEGVLSQTDVALNQGMEAYLRLREVGAAMRSTPLVLEADVLLSAVARRMREMERDAAVIRFAEGDLGIVTERDLVRFIANHPGDTPIGTLASRPLLTVSVDDMLIHARDLLMDHKVRHLAVLDDEGRVTGLLGFRDMLAGTEQVYLKDLRRALEQRDQALAQSRQHLQLAERVIDSSLEGIIITDDQARIEFVNPAFTHLTGYTLEEVAGRTPAVLSSGRHPPTFYQEMWTTLQEQGYWRGEIWNRRKGGELYLELLTITAITDDESKTTNYAGLFTDITHIRENERQVRQLAYYDPLTRLPNRRLLDDRLSLAVRHAHRHRQRLAVLFIDLDHFKQVNDTLGHAVGDELLLSVAERLRDNLREDDTLARLGGDEFIALLPDLHEVDEATRATQRLIGAISQPYVIDSHDFRVGCSVGLSFYPDDGGNADELIRAADAAMYRAKEEGRNTYRLYAPEMDTRVRSQLALETALRDTAETGNGLSVHYQPIFDRESGALHSAEALLRWTHPERGPVSPGEFIPLAERSGLIIPLGRAVMRMVCTQLKAWQQAGLDPVPVAINLSARQFWQGDLLNDLKAMLKGCELDPRLMSFELTESTLMHDTDRGISTLQRLRDLGCKVAIDDFGTGYSSLTYLQQLPVTTLKIDRSFVSDLGTCRKGGCAIVAAVSGLARELELKVVAEGVETDAQLSALQQYGVPLVQGFKTGRPAAGEDFAAAYLRGSAGAPRLSD, encoded by the coding sequence ATGAGCCACCGACTACCCGTAGAACGCATCGTCCAGCCGGCCATACTCCACTGCACACCGGACACCCCGCTGTGCGAGGCGGCCGCCCGCATGGCGGAGCGGCAGTGCAGCTCCATCCTGATCATGCGCGACGGCGAGCCGGTGGGGATCTGGACAGAGCGGGACGCACTGGCGGTGGACTTCTCCGATCACTCGGCCACCCGGGTGGCCATTCGCGAGGTCATGAGCAGCCCAGTGGCCTGCATCCATGCTGGTACCGAGCTGGGTGAGGCCGCCATGCGCTTTCGCAGTGAGAATCGGCGCCATTTCCTGGTCATCGATGCCCGGGGCAATCCCGAGGGTGTGCTCTCACAGACCGACGTGGCCCTGAACCAGGGAATGGAGGCCTACCTGCGGCTGCGCGAAGTGGGCGCGGCCATGCGCAGCACCCCACTGGTGCTGGAGGCGGATGTGCTGCTCTCTGCCGTGGCCCGAAGGATGCGCGAAATGGAGCGCGATGCCGCCGTGATCCGCTTCGCCGAGGGTGACCTGGGCATCGTAACCGAGCGGGACCTGGTGCGCTTCATCGCGAACCACCCGGGTGACACCCCGATCGGCACCCTGGCCAGTCGCCCGCTCCTGACCGTGTCCGTGGACGACATGCTGATCCATGCCCGTGATCTGCTAATGGACCACAAGGTCCGGCACCTGGCGGTGCTGGACGACGAGGGGCGGGTCACCGGGCTACTCGGCTTTCGCGACATGCTGGCCGGGACAGAGCAGGTCTACCTAAAGGATCTGCGCCGCGCCCTGGAACAGCGCGACCAGGCGCTGGCCCAATCACGCCAGCACCTGCAACTGGCGGAGCGGGTCATCGATTCCTCGCTGGAGGGCATCATCATCACCGATGACCAGGCCCGCATCGAGTTCGTGAACCCGGCCTTCACCCACCTCACGGGCTACACCCTGGAGGAGGTGGCCGGGCGCACGCCGGCCGTTCTTTCCTCAGGACGGCACCCACCGACTTTCTACCAGGAAATGTGGACAACCCTGCAGGAGCAGGGCTACTGGCGCGGCGAGATCTGGAACCGGCGCAAGGGCGGCGAACTGTACCTGGAACTGCTGACCATCACCGCCATCACCGACGACGAGAGCAAGACCACCAATTACGCCGGGCTGTTCACCGACATCACCCACATCCGGGAGAACGAGCGGCAGGTCCGCCAGCTGGCCTACTACGACCCGCTCACCCGGCTGCCCAACCGACGGCTGCTGGACGATCGCTTGTCACTGGCCGTGCGCCACGCCCACCGGCACCGCCAGCGCCTCGCGGTACTGTTCATCGACCTGGACCACTTCAAGCAGGTCAACGACACCCTGGGCCACGCCGTGGGCGACGAACTGCTACTCAGTGTTGCTGAGCGTCTGCGCGACAACCTGCGCGAGGACGACACCCTGGCGCGACTGGGTGGAGACGAATTCATCGCCCTGCTGCCGGACCTCCACGAGGTGGACGAAGCCACCCGGGCGACACAGCGCCTCATCGGGGCCATCAGCCAGCCCTACGTCATCGATAGCCACGACTTCCGCGTGGGCTGCAGCGTGGGCCTGAGCTTTTACCCGGACGACGGCGGGAATGCCGACGAGCTGATCCGGGCCGCGGATGCGGCGATGTACCGGGCCAAAGAGGAGGGTCGCAACACCTATCGGCTTTACGCCCCCGAGATGGACACCCGGGTGCGCAGCCAGCTGGCCCTGGAGACGGCACTGCGCGACACGGCAGAGACCGGCAACGGCCTGAGCGTCCATTACCAGCCGATTTTCGACCGTGAGAGCGGTGCGCTGCATTCCGCAGAAGCGCTGCTACGCTGGACCCACCCGGAGCGCGGCCCGGTGTCGCCGGGTGAGTTCATACCCCTGGCGGAACGGTCCGGCCTGATCATCCCGCTGGGGCGGGCGGTGATGCGCATGGTCTGTACCCAGCTGAAGGCGTGGCAGCAGGCGGGGCTGGACCCCGTGCCGGTGGCGATCAACCTCTCGGCGCGGCAGTTCTGGCAAGGTGACCTGCTCAACGACCTGAAGGCCATGCTGAAAGGGTGCGAGCTGGACCCGCGGCTTATGAGCTTTGAGCTGACCGAGAGCACGCTGATGCACGACACCGACCGGGGCATCAGCACCCTGCAACGCCTGCGCGACCTGGGGTGCAAGGTCGCCATTGATGACTTCGGCACCGGCTACTCGTCGCTCACCTACCTGCAGCAACTGCCGGTCACCACGCTCAAGATCGACCGAAGTTTCGTCTCCGATCTCGGCACCTGTCGCAAGGGAGGCTGCGCCATCGTGGCCGCCGTGAGCGGCCTGGCACGGGAGCTGGAGCTGAAGGTGGTTGCTGAGGGGGTGGAGACTGACGCTCAACTGAGTGCCCTGCAGCAGTACGGAGTGCCGCTGGTACAGGGTTTCAAGACAGGTCGGCCGGCCGCCGGTGAAGATTTTGCTGCGGCCTATCTCCGTGGCAGCGCGGGAGCGCCCCGACTTTCAGATTAA
- a CDS encoding CBS domain-containing protein, producing MKVTKVMTRKLITGSPEEGLREAFFKMKQNRIRHLPVVDGDMNLLGLVTDRNLRRPDWVDEAPDIAHVYYLDDNMTLGDVMTTDVIAVHTYDHVDKAARIMHENRFGAVPVLNKEERLDGMLSAVDLLVVLEDLLNEQRRMKKK from the coding sequence ATGAAGGTGACCAAGGTCATGACCCGCAAGCTGATCACCGGCAGTCCGGAGGAAGGCTTGCGCGAGGCGTTCTTCAAGATGAAGCAGAACCGTATCCGTCACCTGCCGGTGGTGGATGGAGACATGAACCTGCTGGGCTTGGTCACTGATCGTAACCTGCGCCGGCCGGACTGGGTGGACGAGGCGCCGGATATCGCGCACGTCTACTACCTGGATGACAACATGACGCTGGGCGACGTGATGACCACCGACGTGATCGCGGTGCACACCTACGATCACGTGGACAAGGCGGCGCGGATCATGCACGAGAACCGCTTTGGTGCGGTGCCGGTGCTGAACAAGGAGGAGCGGCTCGACGGCATGCTCTCCGCGGTGGATCTGCTGGTGGTGCTGGAGGACCTGCTCAACGAGCAGCGGCGGATGAAGAAGAAGTAG